In Saccharomycodes ludwigii strain NBRC 1722 chromosome III, whole genome shotgun sequence, one DNA window encodes the following:
- the CHC1 gene encoding clathrin heavy chain (similar to Saccharomyces cerevisiae YGL206C | CHC1 | Clathrin Heavy Chain), which translates to MSGDLPIDFTEQADLPSLGISPQFLDFRSTTFESDNYVCVRETINNQNTVSIVDLKNNNQVTKKNMGGDNAIMHPSKNVISVRANGTLVQIFDLTSKAKLKSFTMEEPILFWKWLNDEYLGFVTTNSIFISNCFDGQVSLPPAKLTLRHGNLNNTQIIDFTANVNMDWFAVVGILQENGRIAGRIQLYSKSRNISQAIDGHVAEFTTISLNGNSKPTQLFVTGNRNPVTGNGELRVIEIEHDATSCPVAYPKKLVDIFFPPDATNDFPISVKISVKYGIIYLLTKYGFIHLYELETCTNLFVNRITAESVFNSAYYDNKNGIACINKKGQVLSVEISTSQIVPYILNKLSNVSLALTVATRGGLPGADELITKQFDTLMAQGDYQGAAKAAASSAQLRTPATINKLKNIQAAPGAISPILLYFSTLLDKGKLNKYETIELAKPVLQQDRKQLFEKWLKEDKLECSEELGDTVKPFDTTLALACYLRANVHNKVVTSLAELQQFDKILPYCAKVNYQPNFTVLISSLLRSSPDKASEFAISLLQNPATSGSIDIEKTADIFFSQNYIQQGTSFLLDALKGDTPDQGRLQTRVLEVNLLHAPQVADAILGNNMFSHYDKTSIASLAEKAGLYQRALENYTDIKDIKRCIVHTTALPVDWLVSFFGKLNVEQSLACLRALMDNNLQANIQIIVQIATKYSDLLGSSVLIKLFEEYKATDGLYYYLASLVNLTDDKDVVFKYIQSAAKIGQYKEVERVVRENNVYDPEKVKNFLKDASLPDQLPLVIVCDRFGFIHEMILYLYKQQNFKFIEIYVQQVNPSKTAQVVAGLLDVDCDEKVIQNLLKGVVGQVPIGELCDEVEKRNKLKILLPFLQESLDHGIEEQAIYNALAKIYIDSNNSPEKFLKENDKYDTLNVGRYCEKRDPYLAYIAYDKGENDDDLVRITNDNSMYKYQARYLLKRSDVALWAKVLAEDNVHRRQLVDAVVSIGIPELTDPEPISITVQAFMQAGLKLELIELLEKIILEPSPFNENSALQGLLMLSAIRYEPTKVANYIEKLDKYDPTEIAPMCVENGLNEEAFEIYDKYELYSKAMKVLVEDIMSLDRGVQYAEKIDEPGLWSQLGEAQLNGLRIPEAISSYIQANDPSNYINVIDIAEHAGKLEELVPYLKMARQTLKEPKIDSTLILCYAELGKLHEIETLLDNSNVADLEEVGDKLYAKSDYKAAKLCFVSISNYSKLASTLVHLGDYQAAVDIARKASNIKVWKQVDDACIKKKEFRLAQICGLNLIVHAEELEELVETYESLGYFDELISLFEAGLGLERAHMGMFTELAVLYVKYKPTKAYEHLKLFWSRINIPKVIRACETAHMWEELIFLYAHYDEWDNAALTVIEKSTTKFDHEYFKEIIVKVTNLEIYYKAINFYVSEHPTLLVDLLVALTPRLDITRTVKLFKNSDNLPLIKPFLINVLPKNNTAVNEAYHELLIEEGDYKSLQVTVDSYDRFDQLELAKRLEDNELIFFKQIAANLYRRNKKWARSLAILKEEKLWKDAIETATISQSTEIAEDLLSYFVDTGNREAFVALLYSAYALLRYDYVLELSWMNKLDDFIRPYEISVKKEQTDKIKELSEKLANTKVTDEQTDGQTLLLTNGSLGSQATGFF; encoded by the coding sequence atgagtGGTGATTTACCAATTGATTTCACTGAACAGGCTGACTTGCCTAGTTTGGGGATCTCTCCTCAATTTCTAGATTTTAGATCAACAACTTTTGAAAGCGACAACTATGTATGTGTTCGTGAAACCATAAATAACCAAAATACTGTTTCTATTGTTGActtgaaaaataacaaccaggtcaccaaaaaaaacatgGGTGGTGATAACGCCATAATGCATCCTTCCAAAAACGTTATTAGTGTTAGAGCCAACGGCACTTTGGTTCAAATCTTTGATTTAACTTCTAAAGCTAAATTAAAGTCTTTTACCATGGAAGAACCCATCCTATTTTGGAAATGGTTGAATGATGAATATCTAGGTTTCGTTACCACTaattccatttttatttccaattGTTTTGATGGTCAGGTTAGCTTACCTCCTGCAAAATTAACCTTGAGACACggtaatttaaataatactcAAATCATCGATTTTACTGCAAATGTAAATATGGATTGGTTTGCTGTTGTCGGTATTCTTCAAGAAAATGGCCGTATTGCTGGTAGAATTCAATTGTATTCTAAAAGCAGAAATATCTCCCAAGCAATTGACGGCCATGTTGCTGAGTTCACCACAATTTCTTTGAACGGTAACAGTAAACCAACACAATTGTTTGTTACTGGTAACAGAAATCCCGTTACAGGCAATGGTGAATTACGTGTTATTGAAATTGAACATGATGCAACCTCTTGTCCCGTTGCTtacccaaaaaaattagtcgACATTTTCTTTCCACCAGATGCCACTAATGATTTTCCAATAAGTGTCAAAATATCTGTAAAATACGgtatcatttatttattaacaaaatatgGGTTCATCCATTTATATGAATTAGAAACCTGTACTAATTTGTTTGTCAATAGAATTACTGCTGAATCCGTCTTCAACTCTGCCTATTATGACAACAAGAATGGTATTGCCtgtattaataaaaagggACAAGTTTTATCTGTGGAAATCTCCACTTCTCAGATAGTTCCCTACATTTTAAACAAACTATCTAATGTTTCTCTAGCTCTAACTGTAGCAACTAGAGGGGGTTTGCCGGGCGCTGATGAATTAATTACTAAACAATTCGATACATTGATGGCACAGGGCGATTACCAAGGTGCTGCCAAGGCCGCTGCTTCCTCTGCTCAATTGAGAACACCAGCCACTattaacaaattaaaaaatatccaGGCTGCTCCGGGTGCCATTTCGCCCATTTTACTGTACTTCTCCACTTTACTAGATAAGGGGAAACTAAACAAGTACGAGACAATTGAGTTGGCTAAGCCTGTCTTGCAGCAAGATAGAAAACAATTGTTTGAAAAATGGTTGAAGGAAGATAAGTTGGAGTGTTCTGAGGAATTGGGTGACACTGTCAAACCATTCGATACTACATTGGCCTTGGCCTGCTACTTGAGAGCCAACGTCCACAATAAAGTTGTTACGTCCTTGGCAGAACTACAGCAGTTTGATAAGATATTACCGTATTGTGCTAAAGTCAATTATCAGCCAAATTTCACTGTTTTGATCTCCAGTTTATTGAGATCCTCACCAGATAAGGCTTCTGAATTTGCCATCTCTTTATTACAAAACCCTGCTACATCAGGTTCTAttgatattgaaaaaactgcagatatatttttcagtCAAAACTATATTCAACAGGGGACTTCATTTTTGTTGGATGCTTTGAAAGGCGATACTCCAGATCAAGGTCGTTTGCAAACCCGTGTTTTAGAGGTTAATTTGCTACATGCTCCACAAGTTGCCGACGCCATTTTAGGTAATAACATGTTTTCTCATTACGACAAGACATCTATTGCTTCATTGGCTGAAAAGGCTGGTTTGTACCAAAGAGCCTTGGAAAATTATACTGACATCAAGGACATTAAGAGATGTATTGTTCACACTACTGCTTTGCCAGTCGATTGGCTAGTTTCATTTTTTGGCAAGTTAAATGTCGAACAAAGCTTAGCCTGCTTAAGAGCTTTGATGGATAACAATTTGCAAGCTAATATTCAAATCATTGTCCAAATCGCTACTAAATATTCAGATTTACTTGGTTCCAgtgttttaattaaattatttgagGAATACAAAGCTACCGATGGTTTATATTACTACTTGGCCTCTTTGGTTAACTTAACGGATGATAAGgatgttgtttttaaatatatccAATCTGCTGCCAAAATTGGACAATATAAAGAGGTGGAAAGAGTTGTCAGAGAGAATAACGTTTACGATCCTGAAAAAGTCAAGAATTTCTTAAAAGACGCCTCTTTACCCGATCAACTACCTTTGGTTATCGTTTGTGACCGTTTTGGTTTCATCCACGAAATGATTTTGTACTTGTACAAACAACagaatttcaaatttattgaaatttatGTCCAACAGGTCAATCCATCCAAAACAGCACAAGTTGTTGCTGGTTTATTGGATGTTGACTGTGATGAGAAAGTTATCCAGAATTTGTTGAAAGGTGTTGTTGGTCAAGTTCCTATTGGTGAGTTGTGTGATGAAGTTGAAAAAAggaacaaattaaaaattttgttacCATTTTTACAAGAGTCTCTAGACCATGGTATTGAAGAACAAGCTATTTATAATGCGTTGGCCAAGATCTACATTGACTCTAACAATTCTCCTGagaaatttttgaaagaaaatgaCAAGTATGATACTTTGAATGTTGGTCGTTATTGTGAGAAGAGAGATCCATATTTAGCCTACATCGCCTATGATAAAGGTGAAAACGATGATGATTTAGTCAGAATTACAAATGATAACAGCATGTATAAATACCAAGCAAGATATTTGTTGAAGAGAAGCGATGTTGCTTTATGGGCAAAAGTTTTGGCTGAAGACAACGTTCACAGACGTCAATTGGTTGATGCCGTGGTTAGTATAGGTATTCCTGAGTTAACCGATCCAGAACCAATTTCCATTACTGTTCAAGCCTTCATGCAGGCTGGTTTAAAACTTGAATTGATCGAATTGTTGGAAAAGATTATCTTAGAACCATCTCCCTTCAACGAAAACAGTGCCTTGCAAGGTTTGTTAATGTTATCTGCTATTAGATATGAACCAACTAAAGTTGCTAATTATATCGAAAAGTTAGACAAATATGATCCAACAGAAATAGCTCCAATGTGTGTTGAAAATGGTTTGAATGAGGAAGCTTTTGAAATTTACGACAAGTACGAATTATATTCCAAAGCCATGAAGGTATTAGTTGAAGATATTATGTCCTTGGATAGGGGTGTCCAATATGCTGAAAAGATTGATGAACCAGGATTATGGTCTCAATTGGGGGAAGCTCAATTGAATGGTTTACGTATCCCAGAGGCTATTTCCTCCTATATCCAAGCTAATGATCCATCTAACTATATTAACGTTATTGACATTGCAGAACATGCTGGTAAGTTGGAAGAGTTAGTTCCATACTTAAAGATGGCTAGACAAACTTTAAAAGAACCAAAGATTGACAGTACTTTGATTTTATGTTATGCAGAATTAGGCAAATTGCATGAAATTGAAACCTTGTTGGATAATTCTAATGTTGCTGACCTAGAAGAAGTGGGTGATAAATTATATGCCAAGAGTGATTATAAGGCCGCTAAATTATGTTTTGTTTCTATTTCTAATTATTCTAAACTAGCTAGCACTTTAGTTCATTTAGGGGATTATCAAGCTGCCGTTGATATTGCAAGAAAGGCATCCAATATCAAAGTTTGGAAACAGGTTGATGATGCCTGTATCAAAAAGAAGGAGTTTAGATTGGCCCAAATTTGTGGTTTGAATTTGATTGTTCATGCTGAAGAGTTGGAAGAATTAGTCGAGACATACGAATCTCTAGGCTACTTTGAtgaattaatttctttatttgaAGCTGGGTTAGGTTTGGAAAGAGCCCATATGGGTATGTTTACCGAATTGGCTGTCTTGTATGTCAAATATAAACCAACCAAAGCCTATGAACATTTGAAGTTATTCTGGTCCAGAATTAACATTCCTAAAGTTATAAGAGCTTGTGAAACTGCTCATATGTGGGAAGAGTTGATTTTCTTGTACGCACATTACGATGAATGGGATAATGCCGCTTTAActgttattgaaaaatcCACTACCAAATTTGACCATGAATATTTCAAAGAGATCATCGTTAAAGTTACCAACTTGGAAATATATTACAAAGCCATTAATTTCTATGTTAGTGAACACCCAACACTGTTGGTTGATTTATTAGTCGCTCTAACTCCTAGATTAGATATCACTAGGACTGTCAAGTTGTTTAAGAATTCCGATAATTTACCATTAATTAAACCATTCTTAATCAATGTATTACCTAAGAATAATACTGCCGTTAATGAAGCCTACCatgaattattaattgaGGAGGGTGACTATAAGTCATTGCAAGTAACTGTTGATTCTTATGATAGATTTGATCAATTAGAGTTGGCTAAACGTTTAGAGGATAACGAattgattttctttaagCAAATTGCTGCCAATCTATATCGTAGAAACAAGAAGTGGGCCAGAAGTTTGGCTATTTTGAAGGAAGAAAAGTTGTGGAAGGATGCTATAGAGACAGCTACTATTTCTCAAAGTACAGAAATTGCAGAGGATTTGTTATCCTATTTTGTTGATACCGGTAATAGGGAGGCATTTGTTGCTTTGTTATACAGTGCCTATGCTTTGCTTAGATATGATTATGTTTTGGAATTATCATGGATGAATAAATTAGATGATTTTATCAGGCCATATGAAATTTCTGTTAAAAAAGAGCAAActgataaaattaaagaattgaGTGAAAAATTAGCTAATACTAAAGTCACTGATGAACAAACTGATGGTCAAACATTGTTGTTAACCAATGGTAGTCTGGGTTCTCAAGCAActggttttttttag